One Pseudomonas sp. C27(2019) DNA window includes the following coding sequences:
- a CDS encoding STY4534 family ICE replication protein: protein MTTQAQFFDLHTRGIGYLNRVREVTVKKGNPFMACTIAALRGDTDSPEYTYFDTRVSGEEAEKLIRRCQPAAEAGKKVLVGFTIGDIYTETFVYQKGDKKGETGVTLKGRLLRISFIKVDGETVWQQAPSEHSEPAEHNEPAQPENDTDAA, encoded by the coding sequence ATGACTACTCAAGCACAATTCTTTGATCTGCACACTCGCGGCATTGGCTACTTAAACCGTGTTCGTGAAGTAACAGTCAAAAAAGGAAATCCTTTCATGGCTTGCACGATCGCTGCTCTACGCGGTGATACTGATAGCCCTGAATACACTTACTTTGATACTCGTGTTTCCGGTGAAGAAGCTGAAAAGCTGATTCGTCGTTGCCAACCCGCAGCTGAAGCCGGTAAAAAAGTTTTAGTGGGATTCACCATTGGTGATATCTACACTGAAACATTTGTGTATCAGAAAGGTGATAAAAAAGGTGAGACAGGTGTAACCCTAAAAGGCCGCTTGTTACGCATCTCCTTTATCAAAGTAGATGGCGAAACCGTATGGCAACAAGCTCCGTCAGAGCATTCAGAACCCGCTGAGCACAATGAGCCGGCACAACCTGAAAATGATACTGATGCAGCTTAA